CATTTCCCAAACACCATCTTGGAGAGGTTTAATGTCTCCCCAGTTCCCACGTTGAACCTTATCTAATCGGCGATTCAAGCGAATGCGGGTCATATTGTCTTTAATGCCATCCAACCATTCATCAAATTCTGGTAGACGTTTAATTTCAATCATGAGGATTCCTTTTCTTCTCACTATATTGTATTCGATCGAATACATAATGCAAGATTTTTATCCCAAGAGTTGTCCGCAGAAATTGGGGATTATTTCTGAATTGTGACCCTTGATAAATCAGGAAAAAACGCAAAAAAGAATGTTTTTTGATCAATTCTATTGGCTAAAAGTTACAGTTTTGATTAAAAAGAAACCGACTTGTTTCCAAGTCGGTTGAACGAGAACGTTCCAGAGGGTATGAATAACGATAAGACACTGATCTTAAAGTAATATTAAAAACACGTTTCGTATAATCGCCATTATGTTAAATGGAAGCAAACGACCTCCAAGAAAATCGGTATAGTATGAATAGTTATTGAGTAGATAAGAGAATTAAGTTAATGAAATACTCAAAAGAAAAAATAGTAAAAGCCCTATTACTTG
This window of the Gammaproteobacteria bacterium genome carries:
- a CDS encoding type II toxin-antitoxin system RelE/ParE family toxin encodes the protein MIEIKRLPEFDEWLDGIKDNMTRIRLNRRLDKVQRGNWGDIKPLQDGVWEMREFFGSGWRMYYIQHGDVVIVMLGGGDKSTQQQDINRAVKLSKTLED